The DNA sequence GCGAGCAAGCTGAATAAGGATTGAATCATGCAAATCCAGGTCAACAGCAGCAACCATTTCGAAGGCAACGCCCGGCTCGATCAGTGGGTCCGCAGCACTCTGCAGAACTCGCTGGAACGTTACGAAGACGACCTCACCCGCATCGAGGTCCACCTGCGCGACGAGAACGGCGCCAAGCCCGGTCCGCATGACAAACGCTGCCAGATGGAGGCTCGCCCCAAAGGCCATCAACCGATTTCCGTGACCCACACTGCCACTTCGCTGGACCAGGCAGTCGATGGTGCCGCCACCAAACTGAACCACGCGCTGGAACACTTCTACGGCAAGCTGCGCAGCAAGCGCGGCGCCCTGGAACTGAATGACCCGGACGCCTGATCGGTAATGCAAGCTACGCCCGGCCTCGTGCCGGGCGTTTTCATTGGTGTCGATCAATGGCACTGAACCAACTGCCGAAGGCGTCGGTCAACCCCTGCAGTCATTCATTGCAGAAGCACGACCATGAACAACCCATTCGAACGAATCAGTGCTGCATTCGCCCACGAATACCGGGTCAACCTGAGCATCGCCAACCTTGACGGCAGCATCATGCTGACCCTGTCCGACGACAGCGGCGTGGTCGCCAAGCGCCTCATCACCCAGGCCCAGCGCAATGACCCGGTGCGCCTGCAACGGGTGATCGACAGTATCCGCCTGGGCTTGGCCATCGAACACCAGCAGAACCCCTTGCAGGTGCTGGCCGCGCTGACCCGTGACGCTCAGCGGGAGCCGCGGCATTTCATGGCCAACTGAGGGCTACTTGCCCTCCTCCACTTCCTTGCCATTGGCGTCCAGCGCCTTGGTCGAGGGGTAGCGGTACGAGGCATA is a window from the Pseudomonas anuradhapurensis genome containing:
- a CDS encoding HPF/RaiA family ribosome-associated protein, coding for MQIQVNSSNHFEGNARLDQWVRSTLQNSLERYEDDLTRIEVHLRDENGAKPGPHDKRCQMEARPKGHQPISVTHTATSLDQAVDGAATKLNHALEHFYGKLRSKRGALELNDPDA
- a CDS encoding DUF3509 domain-containing protein — encoded protein: MNNPFERISAAFAHEYRVNLSIANLDGSIMLTLSDDSGVVAKRLITQAQRNDPVRLQRVIDSIRLGLAIEHQQNPLQVLAALTRDAQREPRHFMAN